A section of the Rhodobacteraceae bacterium M382 genome encodes:
- a CDS encoding HesA/MoeB/ThiF family protein, which produces MILVLGTAALIWWGGAFAGFGRVVRVLLLIVLFFAVVSIHLVLPPESGLRQATGGSAALWLILGGCGIVAGGYARLVAALRARAQPKEQTVTQKTGTFSETELNRYARHIVLREIGGPGQKKLKQARVLVIGAGGLGAPALQYLAAAGVGTIGVIDDDEVENANLQRQVIHRDADIGVPKVFSAKAAMEAQNPNVEVKPYHRRLSEEIAAELFAEYDLILDGTDNFETRYLANRVAVNLGKPLISGALSQWEGQLSVFHPGAGGPCYQCIFPEAPAPGLAPSCSEAGVIGPLPGVIGSMMAVETIKQITGAGAVLRAEMLIYDGLYGETRKIRLAPRADCPVCGSG; this is translated from the coding sequence ATGATACTGGTTTTGGGGACTGCTGCGCTGATCTGGTGGGGTGGAGCCTTTGCCGGTTTTGGCCGGGTTGTGCGCGTGTTGCTGTTGATCGTGCTGTTTTTTGCAGTGGTGTCTATCCATCTGGTTTTGCCGCCCGAAAGCGGTTTGCGTCAGGCCACCGGGGGATCGGCAGCGCTCTGGCTGATCCTGGGGGGCTGTGGCATTGTGGCCGGCGGATACGCGCGGCTGGTTGCTGCGCTGAGGGCCCGGGCACAGCCAAAGGAACAGACCGTGACACAAAAAACAGGCACCTTTTCGGAAACAGAGCTCAACCGTTATGCCCGCCATATCGTGCTGCGCGAAATTGGCGGCCCGGGACAGAAAAAGCTGAAACAGGCGCGCGTCTTGGTGATCGGAGCAGGTGGTTTGGGCGCGCCAGCCTTGCAGTATCTGGCTGCGGCCGGGGTCGGTACCATTGGGGTCATTGACGACGATGAGGTCGAAAACGCCAACCTGCAACGACAGGTCATTCATCGCGACGCTGATATCGGCGTACCAAAGGTGTTTTCGGCAAAAGCCGCCATGGAAGCGCAAAACCCAAATGTGGAAGTCAAACCCTATCACCGGCGTCTGAGTGAAGAGATCGCGGCAGAGCTGTTTGCGGAGTATGATCTGATTCTGGATGGGACGGATAATTTCGAAACCCGATATTTGGCGAACAGGGTAGCGGTGAATTTGGGTAAGCCTTTGATATCCGGGGCATTGTCCCAGTGGGAAGGGCAATTGTCAGTGTTCCATCCCGGTGCGGGCGGCCCCTGCTATCAATGTATCTTCCCAGAAGCACCGGCACCCGGTTTGGCACCATCCTGTTCCGAGGCAGGCGTGATCGGTCCACTACCCGGAGTGATAGGGTCGATGATGGCCGTCGAGACGATCAAGCAGATCACAGGGGCAGGAGCGGTGCTGAGGGCCGAGATGCTGATTTATGACGGACTGTATGGAGAAACCCGCAAGATCCGCCTGGCCCCGCGCGCGGATTGCCCTGTATGTGGCAGCGGTTGA
- a CDS encoding rod shape-determining protein MreD, which produces MAELMTSRNWLMQSVFLTLCMLVIFFHLLPLTTLPARWPAPDLLICLVFAWGMRRPDYVPVLLVAGVMLMADLLFHRPPGLLAMLVVLGSEYLRRQTAGLRDASFVGEWLSVALAIAAITVLNRLILTLMGVDQAALGPILIQMLMSIAAYPGVVLFSHFLLGVRKLSPSETDAQGGLR; this is translated from the coding sequence ATGGCTGAGCTGATGACATCACGCAACTGGCTGATGCAAAGCGTTTTTCTGACCCTGTGCATGTTGGTGATCTTCTTTCATCTGTTGCCTCTGACCACCCTGCCCGCCCGTTGGCCTGCACCTGATCTGCTGATCTGCCTGGTCTTTGCCTGGGGAATGCGGCGACCTGATTATGTGCCCGTTCTGCTCGTGGCTGGTGTGATGTTGATGGCCGACCTTTTGTTTCATCGCCCACCCGGCCTGTTGGCCATGCTGGTGGTGTTGGGCAGCGAATACCTGCGTCGTCAAACTGCGGGGCTGCGCGATGCCAGTTTTGTCGGCGAATGGCTGTCCGTGGCATTGGCTATCGCGGCGATCACCGTGCTCAACCGCCTGATCCTGACCTTAATGGGGGTGGATCAGGCCGCGTTGGGTCCTATTTTGATCCAGATGTTGATGAGTATCGCGGCCTATCCCGGCGTGGTTCTGTTCAGTCACTTCCTGTTGGGTGTTCGCAAGCTAAGCCCGTCGGAAACAGATGCTCAGGGCGGATTGAGATGA
- a CDS encoding glyoxylate/hydroxypyruvate reductase A, translating to MTANILFSARAALWPIYEPLITRYLTKAGISFNLATDFPADQVDYVIYAPDGGIADFTPFTRLKAVLSLWAGVEKIVGNKTLTMPLARMVDHGLADGMTEWVTGHVLRYHLGMDAQIVNPNHDWVFAPAPLAKDRKIAILGLGALGEASARALRTLNFQVSGWSRSPKEIEGVTCHHGADGLSLALNGADIVVLLLPDTPATENILNADTLALLPRGARIINPGRGPLIDDDALLAALESGQVGHATLDVFRVEPLPSEHPYWAHPNVTVTPHIASETRPVTAAQVICENIRRGENGEPFVHLVDPDLGY from the coding sequence ATGACTGCCAACATCCTGTTCTCGGCGCGCGCCGCCCTCTGGCCCATTTATGAACCGCTGATCACCCGCTACCTGACCAAAGCCGGGATCTCTTTCAATCTCGCCACGGATTTTCCAGCCGACCAGGTCGATTACGTCATTTATGCGCCTGATGGGGGGATCGCGGACTTTACGCCATTCACCCGGCTCAAGGCTGTGCTCAGCCTTTGGGCCGGAGTGGAAAAGATCGTTGGCAACAAAACCCTGACCATGCCACTGGCTCGGATGGTCGATCACGGTCTTGCCGATGGCATGACGGAATGGGTTACCGGCCATGTGCTGCGCTATCATCTGGGGATGGATGCGCAAATCGTCAATCCGAACCACGATTGGGTCTTTGCCCCTGCACCCCTGGCAAAAGATCGCAAGATCGCCATCCTGGGCCTAGGTGCTCTGGGCGAAGCATCGGCCCGTGCCTTGCGGACACTAAATTTCCAGGTTTCGGGTTGGAGCCGCTCGCCAAAGGAGATTGAGGGTGTGACCTGCCATCATGGGGCCGACGGCCTGAGCCTGGCGTTGAACGGAGCGGACATCGTTGTTCTGCTGCTTCCCGATACACCGGCAACGGAAAACATTCTGAACGCTGACACTTTGGCATTGCTGCCCCGTGGCGCGCGGATCATCAACCCCGGGCGCGGCCCGCTGATCGACGACGACGCCCTCCTTGCGGCTTTGGAGAGTGGACAGGTCGGCCATGCGACGCTTGATGTCTTCCGGGTCGAACCGCTGCCTTCGGAACATCCGTACTGGGCACACCCCAATGTAACAGTGACACCCCATATTGCGTCGGAAACCCGCCCGGTCACTGCTGCACAAGTGATCTGCGAAAACATCCGGCGCGGCGAGAACGGCGAACCTTTTGTTCACCTTGTTGATCCCGATCTGGGCTACTGA
- a CDS encoding M3 family metallopeptidase, protein MTNPLLSDWDTPFQIAPFDQISDDDFAPALDQALADHKIQISAIAENPEPPTFANVIEALETPSQGLDQTLSVFFTVAGADSNPARQALQRDFSPKLAAHFSEITANKTLFTRVQAVWDQRGTLDLTDEQQRVLMLTHRSFIRGGAALTGNDDTRMQEIKGRLATLGTEFTQNLLADERDWFMALSESDLEGLPQFVVDAARAAGTDKDVGGPVITLSRSLITPFLQFSSRRDLRETAYNAWAARGANGGKTDNRAIAAEILTLRQERAQLLGYDSFADYKLETEMAKTPSAVEQLLMDVWGPAKTQADRDAQVLTEMMHADGINGELEPWDWRYYAEKRRKAEHDLDEAELKPYLQLDRMIEACFACANRLFGLEFAPLDVSLYHADCRAWEVTRHGEHVAVFIGDYFARGSKRSGAWCSAMRQQAKFPQPQTPVVINVCNFAKGEPALLSYDDARTLFHEFGHALHQMLSNVTYESISGTSVARDFVELPSQLYEHWLEVPEVLREFATHAVTGAPMPQDMLDKVLGASTFDMGFQTVEYVASALVDLAFHRGPAPDDPMLKQAQVLREIGMPHAITMRHATPHFAHVFAGDGYSSGYYSYMWSEVMDADAFSAFEEAGGPFDAERAQALENNILSTGGSRDPADLYVAFRGRLPGVQALLKGRGLVA, encoded by the coding sequence ATGACCAACCCGCTGTTGTCCGACTGGGACACCCCATTTCAGATCGCTCCATTCGACCAGATTTCAGATGATGATTTCGCCCCGGCGCTGGATCAGGCTCTTGCCGATCACAAGATCCAGATTTCCGCCATTGCAGAGAATCCTGAACCGCCAACCTTTGCCAATGTGATCGAAGCGCTGGAAACTCCGTCTCAGGGGCTGGACCAGACCCTGTCGGTATTTTTCACGGTTGCAGGGGCTGACAGCAACCCGGCCCGCCAAGCATTGCAACGGGACTTCTCCCCCAAACTCGCGGCGCATTTTTCGGAGATCACTGCAAACAAGACGCTGTTCACCCGGGTTCAGGCGGTTTGGGATCAGCGTGGGACACTGGATCTGACCGACGAACAGCAGCGGGTTTTGATGCTGACCCATCGCAGCTTTATCCGGGGTGGTGCGGCGCTGACGGGAAACGATGACACCCGTATGCAAGAGATCAAGGGCCGACTCGCGACGTTGGGCACCGAGTTCACGCAAAACTTGCTGGCAGACGAGCGTGATTGGTTCATGGCGTTGTCGGAAAGCGATCTCGAAGGTCTGCCGCAGTTTGTTGTCGATGCAGCCCGTGCAGCTGGAACAGACAAGGATGTGGGCGGGCCTGTGATCACCTTGTCTCGGTCCCTGATCACCCCCTTCCTACAGTTTTCATCCCGACGGGACCTGCGGGAAACCGCCTACAATGCCTGGGCTGCGCGTGGGGCAAATGGGGGAAAGACCGATAATCGTGCGATTGCTGCAGAAATCCTGACCTTGCGCCAGGAACGGGCGCAACTGCTGGGTTATGACAGCTTTGCAGACTACAAGTTGGAAACCGAAATGGCCAAGACACCGTCGGCGGTCGAGCAACTGTTGATGGATGTCTGGGGCCCGGCCAAGACGCAGGCCGACCGGGATGCGCAGGTCCTGACCGAAATGATGCATGCCGATGGGATCAACGGCGAACTGGAACCCTGGGATTGGCGCTACTACGCTGAAAAACGGCGCAAGGCGGAACATGATCTGGATGAAGCCGAACTGAAACCCTATCTGCAACTCGATCGGATGATCGAGGCATGTTTTGCGTGCGCCAATCGGCTCTTTGGGTTGGAATTTGCGCCACTTGACGTGTCTCTATATCACGCCGACTGCCGCGCCTGGGAGGTGACACGCCATGGTGAACACGTGGCTGTTTTTATAGGCGACTATTTTGCACGCGGTTCGAAAAGGTCCGGCGCCTGGTGTTCGGCAATGCGCCAACAGGCCAAATTTCCGCAACCGCAAACGCCCGTGGTGATAAACGTGTGCAACTTTGCCAAGGGCGAACCGGCGTTGCTCTCCTATGATGATGCGCGCACCCTGTTTCACGAATTTGGCCACGCGTTGCATCAAATGCTCTCGAATGTGACCTACGAGAGCATTTCCGGAACGTCGGTCGCGCGTGATTTTGTCGAGCTGCCCAGCCAACTGTACGAACATTGGCTGGAGGTGCCGGAGGTCCTGAGGGAATTCGCCACCCATGCCGTCACAGGCGCGCCGATGCCACAAGACATGCTGGACAAGGTTCTGGGCGCTTCGACGTTTGATATGGGATTTCAGACGGTGGAATATGTTGCCTCGGCCTTGGTCGATCTGGCCTTTCATCGCGGACCTGCGCCGGATGATCCAATGCTCAAACAGGCTCAGGTTCTCAGAGAGATTGGCATGCCTCATGCGATCACAATGCGCCACGCCACCCCGCATTTCGCGCATGTCTTTGCCGGGGATGGCTATAGTTCGGGATACTATAGCTACATGTGGTCCGAAGTGATGGACGCCGATGCTTTTTCCGCCTTCGAAGAGGCCGGTGGCCCATTTGACGCGGAACGGGCCCAAGCGCTGGAGAATAACATTCTATCCACTGGAGGATCACGCGATCCTGCCGACTTGTACGTCGCCTTCCGTGGCCGTCTTCCCGGTGTTCAGGCCTTGCTCAAAGGGCGTGGCTTGGTCGCATGA
- a CDS encoding 3'-5' exonuclease, with protein sequence MTTPIPDGDFRFIALDVETSCADSASICQIGLACVGALGTIQSYTTLVDPQLPFAPFNVELHGIGADTVCGAPTFAQIWPQLLPLLTRHPLVQHSRFDEKAIAAACKMHGLASPRLQWSNSVTIARKAWPELKGSGGHGLANLKEVLGLVFKHHDAGEDARAAALVTLQAEQKIGRSFAEITGHRHGFQLSFQF encoded by the coding sequence ATGACCACCCCGATTCCTGACGGCGACTTTCGGTTCATCGCGCTGGACGTGGAAACCTCCTGTGCGGACAGTGCCAGCATTTGTCAGATCGGGCTGGCCTGCGTCGGAGCGCTCGGGACCATCCAGAGCTATACGACCCTGGTCGACCCACAGCTGCCCTTTGCTCCGTTCAATGTCGAACTGCACGGAATCGGCGCAGACACGGTGTGCGGGGCACCGACCTTTGCCCAGATCTGGCCGCAGCTGCTGCCGCTCCTGACCCGTCATCCACTGGTTCAACACAGCCGATTTGACGAAAAGGCAATCGCGGCGGCCTGCAAGATGCACGGGCTGGCCAGCCCCCGCCTTCAGTGGAGCAACAGTGTGACCATTGCGCGAAAGGCCTGGCCCGAGCTCAAGGGCAGCGGTGGTCACGGGTTGGCCAACCTCAAAGAGGTTCTGGGTCTTGTGTTCAAACACCATGATGCCGGCGAAGATGCCCGCGCTGCGGCGCTGGTCACCCTGCAGGCCGAACAAAAAATTGGTCGGTCGTTTGCTGAAATCACCGGCCACCGGCATGGGTTTCAGCTGTCCTTTCAGTTTTGA
- the mrdA gene encoding penicillin-binding protein 2 has translation MKRNPRDLEHSHKILNRRSLVLGGLQLAFVGGLAARMRHLQVDQADQFRLLAEENRINIRLIPPARGEIFDRNGAVLAQNTPSYRITMVREDAGDVEKVIANLQKLVPLDPEDLERAMAEMRRSPPFLPITIADQIGWHDISRVAVNAPALPGVTPEVGLTRVYPQMEDLAHVVGYVGPVSDYDLSKIEDPEPILRIPRFQIGKVGFEAKSEDMLRGKAGAKRVEVNATGRVMRELDRREGQPGADMQLTIDTDLQFYLQARLGNESAAAVVVDCESGDLRAIASSPSFDPNLFVRGISVADYRGLTEDPYRPLANKTVQGTYPPGSTFKMITALAALEAGITGTEETVWCPGHLEVSGRRFHCWKRAGHGHVDLLNSLKQSCDVYYYDLALRVGIDKISDMAKRFGLGVKHNLPMSAVARGLAPNKAWKERVHGQDWLIGDTANASIGQGYMLASPLQLAVMTARLATGRSVTPRLVKSINGVEQPDGAGESLGVNENNLRTLRRAMYAVSNDRRGTAYRSRIIADGLRMAGKTGTSQVRNITAAERAAGVIRNKDLPWERRDHALFVGFAPFDDPKYAVSVVVEHGGGGSTAAAPIARDIMLQALYGETPPLSAYPKKDRSHIQAQQERLQRESPPRKADGSDRA, from the coding sequence ATGAAACGTAATCCCCGTGATCTGGAGCATTCTCACAAGATTCTGAATCGGCGCTCGCTGGTGCTGGGCGGCCTGCAATTGGCCTTTGTCGGTGGTCTGGCGGCACGGATGCGGCACCTGCAGGTGGATCAGGCCGACCAGTTTCGCCTGCTGGCCGAAGAGAACCGGATCAACATCCGGTTGATCCCTCCTGCGCGCGGCGAAATTTTCGACCGCAACGGAGCAGTGTTGGCGCAAAATACACCATCCTACAGGATCACCATGGTGCGCGAAGACGCCGGTGACGTTGAAAAGGTTATCGCCAATCTGCAAAAACTGGTGCCGCTGGACCCCGAAGATCTGGAACGGGCCATGGCCGAAATGCGTCGCAGCCCCCCGTTTCTGCCAATCACAATCGCAGACCAGATCGGCTGGCACGACATTTCCCGCGTCGCGGTCAATGCGCCAGCCCTGCCCGGGGTCACCCCCGAAGTCGGCCTGACACGGGTCTATCCGCAGATGGAAGATCTGGCACATGTGGTCGGCTATGTCGGCCCCGTATCCGATTACGATCTGTCCAAGATCGAAGACCCGGAACCGATCCTTCGCATCCCGCGGTTTCAGATCGGCAAGGTCGGGTTCGAAGCCAAGAGCGAAGACATGCTGCGCGGCAAGGCCGGTGCCAAACGGGTCGAGGTCAACGCCACCGGGCGGGTCATGCGCGAACTCGACCGCCGCGAAGGCCAGCCCGGTGCCGACATGCAGTTGACCATCGACACGGATTTGCAATTCTATCTTCAGGCCCGGTTGGGCAACGAAAGCGCCGCAGCCGTTGTCGTCGATTGCGAAAGCGGCGATTTGCGTGCCATTGCCTCTTCGCCCAGCTTTGATCCCAATCTGTTCGTACGCGGCATTTCTGTCGCTGACTACCGCGGCCTGACCGAAGACCCCTATCGCCCGTTGGCCAACAAGACGGTTCAGGGCACCTATCCACCCGGATCAACCTTTAAGATGATCACTGCGTTGGCCGCATTGGAGGCTGGCATCACAGGCACCGAAGAAACCGTTTGGTGTCCTGGCCACCTGGAGGTATCGGGCCGCAGGTTTCATTGCTGGAAGCGCGCCGGACATGGTCACGTTGACCTGTTGAACTCGCTCAAGCAAAGCTGTGATGTCTACTATTATGATCTTGCGCTCAGGGTCGGGATCGACAAGATTTCGGATATGGCCAAACGGTTCGGACTGGGCGTAAAGCACAACCTGCCGATGTCTGCCGTCGCGCGGGGGTTGGCCCCGAACAAAGCATGGAAAGAGCGTGTGCATGGTCAGGACTGGCTGATCGGGGATACCGCCAACGCGTCAATCGGACAGGGCTACATGCTGGCATCCCCCCTGCAGCTGGCCGTGATGACCGCGCGGCTCGCGACCGGGCGCAGTGTCACACCGCGTCTTGTGAAATCCATCAATGGCGTCGAACAACCAGACGGCGCAGGCGAATCTTTGGGGGTCAACGAAAACAACCTGCGCACCCTGCGTCGGGCCATGTATGCCGTCAGCAATGACCGACGTGGCACCGCCTATCGGTCACGCATCATTGCTGATGGTTTGCGCATGGCGGGCAAAACCGGCACCAGCCAGGTCCGCAACATCACGGCCGCCGAACGCGCCGCCGGGGTGATCCGGAACAAAGATCTGCCGTGGGAACGCCGGGACCACGCGCTCTTTGTCGGCTTTGCGCCGTTTGACGATCCGAAATACGCGGTCAGCGTGGTTGTCGAACATGGCGGCGGTGGATCCACGGCAGCCGCCCCCATTGCCCGCGATATCATGCTTCAGGCTTTGTACGGCGAAACCCCGCCCCTGTCAGCCTATCCCAAAAAGGACCGCAGCCACATTCAGGCGCAACAGGAACGCCTGCAACGCGAAAGCCCGCCGCGAAAAGCAGACGGAAGCGACCGCGCATGA
- a CDS encoding aminotransferase class I/II-fold pyridoxal phosphate-dependent enzyme → MAKGNVFQGIQTTAIHAGEGPDPTTGASAPPLHMSSTFVTENVAGFSAHDLAEDSAFLYARWSNPNVASLEAKIAALQGTQACLCTASGMAAATAIFLTFLSAGDHVIVSDVSYAGVAELARDTLPRLGIEVSTVNLSDLAAVTAAVRPNTRLIHSECPVNPILRLTDLAAVSRIAHSAGALHSCDATFASPLGMDSQALGIDLVMHSITKYIGGHGDAVGGAVAGSAELIAKMRLESAIHHGGILSPFNAWLIARGMATLPLRMKAHASGAQAVAEFLETHPKVTQVMYPGLSSHPQAELAQAQMSNTSGMISFQVGSAAVGRATAQRMIDDLQVIHYAVSLGHHRSLVFWMETAGLMETSFRLDPTQEESYRSFAGDGIFRLSIGLEDAEDLIADLDRVL, encoded by the coding sequence ATGGCCAAGGGCAACGTTTTTCAAGGCATTCAAACAACGGCGATTCACGCGGGTGAAGGCCCCGATCCGACGACTGGTGCTTCGGCACCTCCGCTGCATATGTCATCGACCTTTGTGACAGAAAATGTCGCTGGGTTTTCCGCCCATGACCTGGCGGAAGACAGTGCCTTTCTTTATGCCCGCTGGTCCAATCCGAATGTCGCGTCGCTGGAGGCAAAAATCGCCGCGCTTCAAGGAACTCAAGCCTGCCTTTGCACCGCGTCGGGCATGGCAGCAGCGACAGCGATTTTCCTGACCTTCCTGTCGGCCGGGGATCATGTGATCGTGTCGGATGTGTCCTATGCGGGCGTGGCCGAGCTGGCGCGCGATACCCTGCCCCGACTGGGCATTGAAGTGAGCACCGTGAACCTGTCAGATCTGGCTGCGGTCACGGCGGCGGTACGCCCAAACACGCGGCTCATTCATTCGGAATGCCCGGTGAACCCGATTCTGCGGCTGACTGATCTGGCCGCTGTGTCCAGGATTGCCCATTCGGCAGGGGCGTTGCATTCATGCGATGCGACCTTTGCCTCGCCGCTTGGTATGGATTCCCAAGCTCTGGGGATTGATTTGGTGATGCATTCGATCACCAAATACATCGGGGGTCATGGCGATGCAGTTGGCGGTGCGGTGGCAGGGTCCGCCGAGCTGATTGCAAAGATGCGGTTGGAATCAGCGATACACCACGGTGGTATCCTGTCCCCCTTTAACGCCTGGCTGATTGCCCGAGGGATGGCGACACTGCCGCTCAGGATGAAAGCCCACGCATCCGGCGCTCAGGCCGTGGCCGAATTTCTGGAAACACATCCCAAAGTAACCCAGGTCATGTATCCAGGCTTGTCCTCGCATCCTCAGGCTGAACTGGCCCAGGCGCAGATGTCAAACACCTCGGGTATGATCAGCTTTCAGGTTGGAAGTGCAGCCGTCGGCCGGGCCACTGCCCAGCGGATGATCGACGACCTGCAGGTGATCCACTATGCCGTATCATTGGGCCACCATCGGTCATTGGTGTTCTGGATGGAAACCGCAGGGCTGATGGAGACGTCCTTTCGTCTGGATCCAACCCAGGAGGAAAGCTATCGGAGTTTTGCTGGAGATGGTATTTTCAGGCTGTCCATTGGTCTCGAAGATGCCGAAGACCTGATCGCTGACCTTGACCGTGTTCTTTGA
- the rodA gene encoding rod shape-determining protein RodA, which yields MSYLEYNAKYTPSGLRKILYLNWALLLLLASVAGVGFLMLYSVAGGSFSPWVEPQVKRFALGMFVMLFVAMIPIWFWRNVSVVAYLGSLLLLLAVEFFGTVGMGAQRWIDVGFMRLQPSELTKITLVMLLAAYYDWLPPNKTSRPLWVLLPVLMILLPTFMVLRQPDLGTSILLLAAGGGIMFLAGVHWAYFTAVIGAGIGLITAVFKSRGTDWQLLKDYQYRRIDTFLDPSTDPLGAGYHITQSKIALGSGGWTGRGFMQGTQSRLNFLPEKHTDFIFTTLAEEFGFLGGISLLSLYTLIIVFCVAGALAARDRFSSLVTWGVAITFFLFFAVNMSMVMGLAPVVGVPLPMVSYGGSAMLVLLAAFGLVQSAHVHRPR from the coding sequence ATGAGTTATCTCGAGTATAACGCCAAATATACACCCAGCGGGCTGCGCAAGATCCTGTATCTGAACTGGGCATTGCTGTTGTTGTTGGCTTCGGTGGCCGGTGTCGGTTTCCTGATGCTCTATTCCGTAGCTGGCGGTTCATTCAGCCCCTGGGTCGAGCCCCAAGTAAAACGGTTTGCATTGGGAATGTTCGTCATGCTGTTCGTGGCGATGATCCCGATCTGGTTTTGGCGCAATGTTTCAGTGGTGGCCTATCTGGGATCACTGCTTTTGCTGTTGGCTGTTGAATTCTTTGGCACAGTCGGCATGGGGGCCCAACGCTGGATCGACGTCGGTTTCATGCGATTGCAACCGTCTGAGTTGACCAAGATCACATTGGTGATGTTGCTGGCCGCCTATTACGATTGGCTCCCCCCGAACAAGACATCACGGCCGCTGTGGGTTCTGTTGCCGGTTCTGATGATCCTGCTACCGACCTTCATGGTGCTGCGCCAACCGGACCTGGGGACCTCGATCCTGTTGCTGGCGGCTGGCGGAGGGATCATGTTTCTGGCCGGGGTGCATTGGGCCTATTTCACGGCCGTTATCGGCGCGGGCATCGGGCTGATCACTGCCGTGTTCAAAAGCCGTGGCACCGATTGGCAGCTGCTCAAGGATTACCAATACCGCCGCATCGACACCTTTCTGGACCCCTCAACGGATCCTCTGGGTGCCGGCTATCACATCACCCAATCCAAGATCGCGCTGGGTTCAGGCGGCTGGACCGGGCGCGGGTTCATGCAAGGCACCCAATCGCGGCTGAACTTTCTCCCTGAAAAACACACGGACTTCATCTTTACCACCCTGGCCGAAGAATTCGGCTTTCTCGGCGGGATTTCCCTGTTGTCACTCTATACGCTGATTATCGTTTTCTGCGTCGCCGGTGCCCTGGCTGCGCGGGACCGGTTTTCGTCGCTGGTGACCTGGGGGGTGGCGATAACTTTTTTCCTTTTCTTTGCCGTGAATATGTCCATGGTCATGGGGCTGGCCCCAGTGGTTGGCGTGCCATTGCCAATGGTGTCCTATGGCGGGTCGGCAATGCTGGTTCTGCTTGCAGCCTTTGGACTGGTCCAAAGCGCGCATGTTCACCGTCCTCGCTGA